From Draconibacterium halophilum, one genomic window encodes:
- a CDS encoding uracil-DNA glycosylase family protein, whose product MGSTGCFIIECYINCSCTSGRFAPKKGWEQFTDAVIKKISEEKENVVFLLWGNYAISKSKFIDQDKHFVLTSVHPSPLSASRGFFGNKHFSRTNEFLVSKGLEPINW is encoded by the coding sequence TTGGGCTCAACAGGGTGTTTTATTATTGAATGCTACATTAACTGTTCGTGCACATCAGGCAGGTTCGCACCAAAAAAAGGGTGGGAGCAATTTACTGATGCTGTAATTAAAAAGATTAGTGAAGAAAAAGAGAATGTTGTTTTCCTGCTTTGGGGAAACTATGCAATTAGCAAAAGTAAGTTTATCGACCAGGACAAACATTTTGTATTAACATCGGTGCATCCATCTCCACTTTCGGCTAGCCGTGGTTTTTTTGGCAACAAACATTTTAGTCGCACCAACGAGTTTTTGGTTTCGAAAGGACTGGAGCCGATAAACTGGTAA
- a CDS encoding uracil-DNA glycosylase yields MDVKIETGWKKQLQEEFEKDYFIQLSEFVRNEYKTHKIYPPGKLVFNAFDQCPFNKLKVVILGQDPYHGPGQAHGLCFSVNDGIKFPPSLRNIFKELNNDVDKPIPESGNLTDWAQQGVLLLNATLTVRAHQAGSHQKKGGSNLLML; encoded by the coding sequence ATGGATGTAAAGATTGAAACCGGCTGGAAAAAACAACTGCAAGAGGAATTTGAAAAGGATTATTTTATTCAACTGAGCGAATTTGTACGCAACGAATACAAAACGCACAAAATCTACCCTCCCGGCAAGCTTGTTTTTAATGCCTTCGACCAATGTCCGTTCAACAAACTAAAGGTGGTGATTCTTGGCCAGGATCCGTATCATGGACCAGGGCAGGCACATGGTTTGTGCTTTTCGGTAAACGATGGTATAAAATTTCCGCCGAGTTTGCGCAATATCTTTAAAGAACTAAACAATGATGTGGACAAGCCAATTCCCGAAAGTGGCAACCTAACAGATTGGGCTCAACAGGGTGTTTTATTATTGAATGCTACATTAACTGTTCGTGCACATCAGGCAGGTTCGCACCAAAAAAAGGGTGGGAGCAATTTACTGATGCTGTAA
- the rmuC gene encoding DNA recombination protein RmuC — MEFIYLLVGVVLGFVAAFLFFKMKGQKGRFDIEKDLMEKEKAFQEQKVAVEKQSLVWEERYKALTKDAEEWKQDLEKLRVENTALVGRLEKAKVEYFNLKEKLETQKAELEEIQKKFTTEFENVANKILEKNSEKFTAANQKNIGDVLNPLKEKIQLFEKKVDDTYKQGLKDQTDLKAELKKLYDLNNKISEEASNLTKALKGDVKKQGNWGEVVLERILERSGLNEGEQGYQKQFSDITEEGKRIQPDIVINLPDSKHIIIDSKVSMIAYERAVNADDEILRIKYVKEHLLSLRQHIKGLSEKHYQTASKLNSPDFVLLFIPIEASFSVAVQEDQELFSYAWDQKVVIVSPSTLLATLRTISSIWQQENQTRNAIEIAKQGGALYDKFVGFISDMETIGKNLATTQKTYDLAVNKLHIGAGNLVRRVENIKILGAKATKELPKKMLDDQ; from the coding sequence ATGGAATTTATTTATCTGCTTGTTGGTGTGGTGCTTGGCTTTGTTGCAGCCTTTTTGTTTTTCAAAATGAAAGGGCAGAAAGGCCGGTTTGATATTGAAAAAGATTTAATGGAAAAGGAAAAAGCTTTTCAGGAACAAAAAGTAGCGGTTGAAAAACAAAGCCTGGTTTGGGAAGAACGTTACAAGGCATTAACAAAAGATGCCGAAGAATGGAAGCAGGATTTGGAGAAATTGAGGGTAGAAAATACGGCTTTGGTGGGGCGTTTGGAAAAAGCAAAGGTTGAATACTTCAACCTCAAAGAAAAACTGGAAACACAGAAAGCAGAACTTGAGGAAATCCAAAAGAAATTTACTACTGAGTTTGAAAATGTAGCCAATAAAATTCTCGAAAAAAACAGCGAGAAATTTACGGCTGCCAATCAGAAAAATATTGGCGATGTATTGAATCCCCTGAAAGAAAAGATCCAGCTTTTTGAGAAGAAAGTTGATGATACTTACAAACAGGGATTAAAAGATCAGACCGACCTGAAAGCAGAACTGAAAAAGCTGTACGATCTGAACAACAAAATAAGTGAAGAAGCCAGTAACCTGACCAAAGCGCTAAAAGGCGATGTGAAAAAACAAGGTAACTGGGGCGAAGTTGTTCTGGAGCGTATTCTGGAACGTTCGGGATTAAACGAAGGAGAACAGGGCTACCAAAAGCAGTTTAGTGATATTACAGAGGAAGGCAAACGCATTCAGCCCGATATTGTGATTAATCTGCCAGACAGCAAACATATTATCATCGACTCGAAAGTATCGATGATTGCTTATGAACGGGCGGTAAATGCTGACGATGAGATTCTACGCATTAAATATGTGAAGGAACATCTGTTGAGTTTGCGCCAACATATTAAAGGACTTAGCGAAAAACATTATCAAACGGCAAGCAAGTTAAATTCGCCCGATTTTGTGTTGCTGTTTATCCCTATTGAAGCGTCGTTTAGTGTGGCTGTTCAAGAAGATCAGGAGTTGTTTTCTTATGCCTGGGATCAGAAAGTGGTGATCGTGAGTCCATCAACACTGCTGGCTACGTTGCGCACTATTTCTTCTATTTGGCAACAGGAAAACCAAACCCGAAATGCTATTGAAATAGCTAAACAAGGCGGTGCTCTTTACGATAAGTTTGTTGGCTTTATCTCTGATATGGAAACAATAGGAAAAAATCTGGCTACCACGCAAAAAACTTACGATTTAGCTGTAAACAAATTGCATATTGGTGCCGGAAATCTTGTTCGCAGAGTCGAGAACATTAAAATACTAGGGGCAAAAGCCAC